One Streptomyces sp. R28 DNA window includes the following coding sequences:
- the smc gene encoding chromosome segregation protein SMC, which yields MHLKALTLRGFKSFASATTLRFEPGITCVVGPNGSGKSNVVDALSWVMGEQGAKSLRGGKMEDVIFAGTTGRPPLGRAEVSLTIDNSDGALPIEYAEVTITRIMFRNGGSEYQINGDTCRLLDIQELLSDSGIGREMHVIVGQGQLDSVLHADPMGRRAFIEEAAGVLKHRKRKEKALRKLDAMQANLARVQDLTDELRRQLKPLGRQAAVARRAAVIQADLRDARLRLLADDLVRLREALQAEVADEAALKERKEAAEQQLKKALQREALLEDEVRQLTPRLQRAQQTWYELSQLAERVRGTISLADARVKSATSVPPEERRGRDPEDMEREAARIREQEAELEAALEAAERALEDTVAHRAELERELTQEERRLKDVARAIADRREGLARLNGQVNAARSRAASAQAEIDRLAAARDEAQERAFAAQEEYEVLKAEVDGLDAGDAELAEQHEAAKQQLVEAEAALSAAREAVTAAERGRAATQARHEALALGLRRKDGTGALLGAKDRLTGLLGPAAELLTVTPGYEVALAAAFGAAADAIAVTSPSAAAEAIRLLRKQDGGRAALLLSGALDDVPGEAHTDGPPYAADLVRGPDELMPAVRRLLRGIVVVGTLEDAEDLVYARPGLTAVTAEGDLLGAHFAHGGSAGAPSLLEVQASVDEAAAELEELAVRCEELAEAQHAAAERRKECAGLVEELGERRRAADREKSSVAQQLGRLAGQARGAAGEAERSVAAAARAQDALDRALQDVEELAERLAVAEEMPVEEEPDTSVRDRLAADGANARQTEMEARLQVRTHEERVKGLAGRADSLDRAARAERDARARAEQRRARLRHEAAVAEAVASGARQLLAHVEVSLARADEERAAAEAAKARREQELAAARNEGRDLKAELDKLTDSVHRGEVLGAEKRMRIEQLESKALEELGVEPAGLVSEYGPHQLVPPSLAAEGEQLPEDPEHPRNQPKAFVRAEQEKRLKAAERAYQQLGKVNPLALEEFSALEERHKFLSEQLEDLKKTRADLLQVVKEVDERVEQVFTEAYRDTAREFEGVFSRLFPGGEGRLILTDPDNMLTTGVDVEARPPGKKVKRLSLLSGGERSLTAVALLVSIFKARPSPFYVMDEVEAALDDTNLQRLIRIMQELQEASQLIVITHQKRTMEVADALYGVSMQGDGVSKVISQRLR from the coding sequence GTGCACCTCAAGGCCCTGACTCTCCGCGGGTTCAAGTCGTTCGCCTCGGCGACCACGCTCCGGTTCGAGCCGGGGATCACGTGTGTCGTCGGCCCGAACGGCTCGGGCAAGTCCAACGTCGTGGACGCGCTCAGCTGGGTCATGGGCGAGCAGGGTGCGAAGTCGCTGCGCGGCGGCAAGATGGAGGACGTCATCTTCGCCGGCACGACCGGCCGTCCGCCACTTGGCCGTGCCGAGGTTTCGCTGACCATCGACAACTCCGATGGCGCACTGCCCATCGAGTACGCCGAGGTCACCATCACGCGGATCATGTTCCGCAACGGCGGCAGCGAGTACCAGATCAACGGCGACACCTGCCGTCTCCTCGACATCCAGGAACTGCTGTCCGACTCCGGCATCGGCCGTGAGATGCACGTCATCGTCGGGCAGGGACAGCTCGACTCCGTCCTGCACGCCGACCCCATGGGCCGCCGCGCCTTCATCGAGGAGGCCGCGGGCGTCCTCAAGCACCGCAAGCGCAAGGAGAAGGCGCTCAGGAAACTGGACGCGATGCAGGCCAACCTCGCGCGCGTGCAGGACCTGACGGACGAGCTGCGCCGGCAGTTGAAGCCGCTGGGCCGCCAGGCGGCGGTGGCCAGAAGGGCCGCCGTCATCCAGGCGGATCTGCGCGACGCCCGCCTGCGCCTCCTCGCCGACGATCTCGTGCGGCTCCGGGAGGCGCTCCAGGCCGAGGTCGCCGACGAGGCCGCGCTGAAGGAGCGCAAGGAAGCCGCCGAGCAGCAGCTGAAGAAGGCGCTCCAGCGTGAGGCGCTCCTGGAGGACGAGGTACGGCAGCTCACGCCGCGGCTGCAGCGGGCCCAGCAGACCTGGTACGAGCTGTCCCAGCTCGCGGAGCGGGTGCGCGGCACGATCTCGCTGGCCGACGCGCGCGTGAAGAGCGCGACGTCCGTGCCGCCGGAGGAACGCCGGGGCCGCGACCCCGAGGACATGGAGCGCGAGGCCGCCCGGATCCGCGAGCAGGAGGCCGAGCTGGAAGCGGCCCTGGAGGCGGCCGAGCGGGCTCTGGAGGACACGGTCGCCCACCGTGCCGAACTGGAGCGTGAGCTCACGCAGGAGGAACGGCGCCTGAAGGACGTCGCTCGTGCCATCGCGGATCGCCGCGAGGGCCTGGCCCGGCTGAACGGGCAGGTCAACGCCGCCCGTTCGCGTGCGGCCTCCGCCCAGGCCGAGATCGACCGCCTGGCCGCAGCCCGGGACGAGGCCCAGGAGCGGGCCTTCGCCGCGCAGGAGGAGTACGAGGTCCTGAAGGCCGAGGTCGACGGCCTGGACGCCGGCGACGCGGAACTCGCCGAGCAGCACGAGGCGGCGAAGCAGCAGCTCGTGGAGGCGGAGGCCGCCCTGTCCGCGGCCCGCGAGGCGGTCACCGCGGCGGAACGGGGGCGCGCCGCGACCCAGGCCCGCCACGAGGCGCTGGCGCTGGGCCTGCGCCGCAAGGACGGCACCGGAGCACTGCTCGGTGCGAAGGACCGGCTCACGGGGCTGCTCGGCCCGGCCGCGGAGCTGCTCACCGTGACACCGGGGTACGAGGTAGCGCTGGCGGCCGCTTTCGGCGCGGCGGCGGACGCGATCGCGGTGACATCGCCGTCGGCTGCGGCGGAGGCGATCCGGCTGCTGCGCAAGCAGGACGGAGGGCGGGCGGCGCTGCTGCTGAGCGGAGCACTCGACGACGTACCAGGGGAGGCGCACACGGACGGGCCGCCGTACGCCGCCGACCTGGTCCGTGGTCCGGACGAGCTCATGCCCGCCGTACGCCGCCTTCTGCGCGGCATCGTGGTGGTCGGCACCCTCGAGGACGCCGAGGACCTCGTCTACGCCCGCCCCGGCCTCACCGCCGTGACCGCCGAAGGCGACCTGCTGGGCGCGCACTTCGCGCACGGGGGGTCCGCCGGGGCGCCGAGCCTGCTCGAAGTGCAGGCCTCCGTGGACGAGGCCGCTGCCGAGCTGGAAGAGCTGGCCGTGCGGTGCGAGGAGCTGGCCGAGGCGCAGCATGCGGCGGCCGAGCGGCGCAAGGAGTGTGCCGGGCTCGTCGAGGAGCTGGGGGAGCGGCGCAGGGCGGCCGACCGGGAGAAGTCGTCCGTCGCGCAGCAGCTGGGGCGGCTCGCCGGGCAGGCGCGCGGTGCCGCGGGCGAGGCCGAGCGGTCCGTCGCCGCCGCCGCGCGGGCGCAGGACGCGCTCGACAGGGCCCTCCAGGACGTCGAGGAGCTGGCCGAGCGGCTGGCCGTCGCCGAGGAGATGCCGGTCGAGGAGGAGCCCGACACGTCGGTACGGGACCGTCTCGCCGCCGACGGCGCCAACGCCCGGCAGACCGAGATGGAGGCCCGGCTCCAGGTCCGTACGCACGAGGAACGGGTCAAGGGACTCGCCGGCCGCGCCGACTCCCTCGACCGGGCCGCCCGAGCGGAGCGAGACGCACGCGCGCGTGCCGAGCAGCGGCGGGCGCGGCTGCGGCACGAGGCGGCCGTCGCCGAAGCCGTCGCCTCCGGTGCGCGCCAACTCCTCGCGCACGTCGAGGTCTCCCTCGCCCGCGCCGACGAGGAGCGTGCCGCCGCCGAGGCCGCCAAGGCGCGGCGTGAGCAGGAGCTGGCCGCCGCCCGAAACGAAGGCCGCGACCTCAAGGCCGAACTCGACAAGCTGACCGACTCCGTCCACCGTGGCGAGGTCCTCGGCGCCGAGAAGCGGATGCGGATCGAGCAGCTGGAGAGCAAGGCGCTGGAGGAACTGGGCGTCGAACCGGCCGGGCTCGTCTCCGAGTACGGCCCTCACCAGCTCGTCCCGCCCTCCCTGGCCGCCGAGGGCGAGCAGCTCCCCGAGGATCCCGAGCACCCCCGCAATCAGCCCAAGGCCTTCGTCCGGGCCGAGCAGGAGAAGCGGCTCAAGGCCGCCGAACGCGCCTACCAGCAGCTCGGCAAGGTCAACCCGCTCGCCCTGGAGGAGTTCTCCGCGCTCGAGGAACGGCACAAGTTCCTCAGCGAGCAGCTAGAGGACCTGAAGAAGACCCGTGCCGACCTGCTCCAGGTCGTCAAGGAGGTCGACGAGCGCGTCGAGCAGGTCTTCACCGAGGCCTACCGGGACACGGCCCGGGAGTTCGAGGGCGTCTTCAGCCGCCTGTTCCCCGGTGGCGAGGGACGGCTGATCCTGACCGATCCCGACAACATGCTCACCACGGGCGTCGATGTCGAGGCGCGTCCGCCGGGCAAGAAGGTCAAGCGGCTGTCGCTGCTCTCGGGTGGTGAGCGCTCACTCACCGCCGTTGCCCTGCTCGTGTCGATCTTCAAGGCCCGGCCGAGCCCGTTCTACGTCATGGACGAGGTCGAGGCCGCCCTCGACGACACCAACCTGCAGCGGCTGATCCGCATCATGCAGGAGCTGCAGGAAGCCTCGCAGCTGATCGTGATCACCCACCAGAAGCGCACGATGGAGGTCGCCGACGCGCTGTACGGCGTCTCCATGCAGGGCGACGGTGTGTCCAAGGTCATCAGCCAGCGACTTCGCTGA
- a CDS encoding sugar porter family MFS transporter encodes MTSTAQAPTSGARTAHPEHLGHVVFITAAAAMGGFLFGYDSSVINGANGGIQARFDLSSGVTGTVAASALLGSAVGAAIAGRIADRIGRIRVMQIAAVLFAVSAVGSGLPFAAWDLAAWRVLGGIAIGMASVIGPAYIAEVAPPAYRGRLASFQQAAIVIGIAVSQLVNWAILNMADGEERGTVAGLEAWQWMLGVMLVPAVIYGLLSFAIPESPRYLISVGRVEDAKKVLADVEGGTDLDGRVAEIERAMHSDHKSTFRDLLGGRFGLLPIVWIGIGLSVFQQLVGINVIFYYSNLLWQSVGVDPSSSFFYSFETSIINIIGTVIAMIFVDRIGRKPLALIGSVGMGISLAAAAWAFSFQSGNDPLPTAQGYVALIAANAFVLFFAMSWGVVVWVMLGEVFPNKIRAAALGVAASAQWIANWVITITFPDLSDWNLSLTYVMYAVFAFLSIPFILKFVPETKGKKLEEMG; translated from the coding sequence GTGACCAGCACAGCGCAGGCACCCACGTCAGGAGCCAGGACGGCTCACCCCGAGCATCTCGGGCACGTCGTCTTCATCACCGCGGCGGCCGCCATGGGCGGGTTCCTCTTCGGCTACGACAGCTCCGTCATCAACGGAGCCAACGGTGGCATCCAGGCCCGGTTCGACCTCAGCTCCGGTGTCACCGGGACCGTCGCTGCCAGCGCCCTGCTCGGCAGTGCCGTCGGCGCCGCGATCGCCGGCCGCATAGCCGACCGCATCGGCCGCATCCGCGTCATGCAGATCGCGGCGGTGCTGTTCGCCGTGAGCGCCGTCGGTTCGGGCCTCCCGTTCGCCGCGTGGGACCTCGCCGCCTGGCGGGTCCTCGGCGGCATCGCCATCGGCATGGCCTCGGTCATCGGCCCGGCCTACATCGCCGAGGTCGCCCCGCCGGCGTACCGCGGCCGGCTCGCCTCGTTCCAGCAGGCCGCCATCGTCATCGGCATCGCCGTCTCCCAGCTCGTCAACTGGGCCATCCTCAACATGGCCGACGGCGAGGAGCGCGGGACGGTCGCGGGCCTGGAGGCCTGGCAGTGGATGCTCGGCGTGATGCTGGTACCCGCGGTGATCTACGGCCTGCTGTCCTTCGCCATCCCCGAGTCCCCGCGCTATCTGATCAGCGTCGGCCGTGTCGAGGACGCGAAGAAGGTGCTCGCCGATGTCGAAGGCGGGACGGACCTGGACGGCCGGGTCGCCGAGATCGAGCGCGCCATGCACAGCGACCACAAGTCCACGTTCCGGGACCTGCTGGGCGGCCGGTTCGGTCTGCTGCCGATCGTGTGGATCGGTATCGGCCTCTCCGTCTTCCAGCAACTGGTCGGCATCAACGTCATCTTCTACTACTCGAACCTGCTGTGGCAGTCCGTCGGCGTCGACCCGTCGAGCTCGTTCTTCTACTCGTTCGAGACCTCGATCATCAACATCATCGGCACCGTGATCGCGATGATCTTCGTCGACCGCATCGGCCGCAAGCCGCTCGCCCTCATCGGCTCCGTCGGCATGGGCATCTCGCTCGCGGCGGCTGCCTGGGCCTTCTCGTTCCAGAGCGGCAACGACCCGCTGCCGACCGCGCAGGGTTATGTGGCGCTGATCGCCGCCAACGCGTTCGTCCTCTTCTTCGCCATGTCCTGGGGAGTGGTCGTCTGGGTCATGCTCGGCGAGGTCTTCCCGAACAAGATCCGCGCCGCCGCCCTGGGCGTGGCCGCCTCGGCCCAGTGGATCGCCAACTGGGTGATCACGATCACCTTCCCGGACCTGTCGGACTGGAACCTGTCGCTTACGTACGTCATGTACGCGGTGTTCGCCTTCCTCTCCATCCCGTTCATCCTCAAGTTCGTGCCCGAGACCAAGGGCAAGAAGCTGGAGGAGATGGGCTGA
- a CDS encoding LLM class flavin-dependent oxidoreductase, protein MPVSVVRFNLVEPDATPASLAARYQAALEMAAYADEHGITTVQTEEHHGADNNWLPSPFAFAAAVFGATRRLAVTVSAIIGPLHDPLRLAEEIAVLDLLSGGRLVTVAGIGYRPEEYALFDVDWKRRGKLQDELLDTLLKAWTGEPFEYRGRTVRVTPRPCTEPHPLLLVGGSSKAAARRAARLGLPFFPSAHLPELEAYYKERLVEYGTEGWTMMPAAETPLLHIAEDPDRAWARCGGHFLHEARTYASWQSGDVRSAVKSAATTVEELRAEGVYRIVTPQECVALGFDSYVLHPLSGGMPVEEGWRSLRLFAEEVLPGLGSVDALIR, encoded by the coding sequence ATGCCCGTCTCGGTCGTACGCTTCAACCTCGTCGAGCCCGACGCGACCCCCGCCTCGCTCGCCGCCCGCTATCAGGCGGCCCTGGAGATGGCCGCATACGCCGACGAGCACGGCATCACCACCGTGCAGACGGAGGAGCACCACGGCGCCGACAACAACTGGCTGCCGTCACCCTTCGCCTTCGCGGCGGCGGTCTTCGGCGCGACCCGGCGCCTCGCGGTCACCGTCTCGGCGATCATCGGCCCGCTGCACGACCCGCTGCGGCTGGCCGAGGAGATCGCCGTACTGGATCTGCTGAGCGGCGGGCGGCTGGTGACCGTCGCCGGAATCGGGTACCGCCCCGAGGAGTACGCCCTGTTCGACGTGGACTGGAAGCGGCGCGGCAAGCTCCAGGACGAGCTCCTCGACACCCTGCTCAAGGCCTGGACCGGCGAGCCCTTCGAGTACCGGGGCCGTACGGTACGGGTCACTCCGCGCCCCTGCACCGAGCCGCACCCTCTGCTCCTGGTCGGCGGCTCCTCGAAGGCCGCCGCCCGCCGGGCCGCCCGGCTCGGTCTGCCGTTCTTCCCCAGCGCGCATCTGCCGGAGCTGGAGGCGTATTACAAGGAGCGGCTCGTCGAGTACGGCACCGAGGGCTGGACGATGATGCCGGCCGCGGAGACGCCGCTGCTGCACATCGCCGAGGATCCCGACCGGGCGTGGGCTCGCTGCGGCGGGCATTTCCTGCACGAGGCGCGGACGTACGCCTCCTGGCAGTCCGGGGACGTGCGGTCCGCCGTGAAGTCGGCGGCCACGACGGTGGAGGAGCTGCGTGCCGAGGGCGTGTACCGGATCGTGACGCCGCAGGAGTGTGTGGCGCTGGGGTTCGACAGCTACGTGTTGCACCCGCTGTCGGGCGGGATGCCGGTGGAGGAGGGGTGGCGGAGCCTGCGGTTGTTCGCGGAGGAGGTGCTTCCGGGGTTGGGGTCGGTCGACGCCCTCATCCGCTGA
- the ftsY gene encoding signal recognition particle-docking protein FtsY: MDILILAVVIAVVVLGALGGLIVGSRRKKQLPPPPPAAPDITAPPAEPHVGDEAETPRDEPRRTIEEVDLPGGGAPTAVEEPPVVEELPPTEIEIPEPTAGRLIRLRARLSRSQNALGQGLLTLLSREHLDEDTWEEIEDTLLTADVGVLPTQELVDGLRERVKVLGTRTPEELRGLLREELLKLVGTDFDRTVKTEPETSKPGIVMVVGVNGTGKTTTTGKLARVLVADGRSVVLGAADTFRAAAADQLQTWGERVGAYTVRGPEGGDPASVAFDAVKEGKEMGTDVVLIDTAGRLHTKTGLMDELGKVKRVVEKHAPLDEILLVLDATTGQNGLVQARVFAEVVDITGIVLTKLDGTAKGGIVVAVQRELGVPVKLVGLGEGADDLAPFEPEAFVDALIGE; encoded by the coding sequence ATGGACATCCTCATCCTTGCTGTAGTCATCGCCGTGGTCGTGCTCGGCGCGCTCGGTGGGCTGATCGTCGGCAGCCGACGCAAGAAGCAGCTGCCTCCGCCGCCCCCGGCCGCCCCCGACATCACCGCCCCTCCGGCCGAGCCGCATGTCGGCGACGAGGCCGAGACACCGCGCGACGAACCGCGCCGGACCATAGAGGAGGTTGACCTTCCGGGCGGTGGAGCACCGACCGCCGTCGAGGAACCGCCCGTCGTCGAAGAGCTCCCGCCGACCGAGATCGAGATCCCGGAGCCCACCGCCGGCCGCCTGATCCGCCTGCGTGCCCGGCTCTCCCGCTCGCAGAACGCCCTCGGCCAGGGGCTGCTCACGCTCCTGTCGCGCGAGCACCTCGACGAGGACACCTGGGAGGAGATCGAGGACACGCTGCTCACCGCCGACGTCGGCGTGCTGCCCACCCAGGAACTGGTCGACGGGCTGCGCGAGCGCGTGAAGGTCCTCGGTACCCGCACCCCCGAGGAGCTGCGCGGCCTGCTGCGCGAGGAGCTGCTCAAGCTGGTCGGCACCGACTTCGACCGCACGGTCAAGACGGAGCCGGAGACCAGCAAGCCCGGCATCGTGATGGTCGTCGGCGTCAACGGCACCGGCAAGACCACCACCACCGGCAAGCTCGCCCGCGTCCTCGTGGCCGACGGCCGCAGCGTGGTCCTGGGCGCCGCCGACACCTTCCGTGCCGCCGCCGCCGACCAGCTCCAGACCTGGGGCGAGCGCGTCGGCGCCTACACCGTGCGCGGGCCTGAGGGCGGCGACCCCGCCTCCGTGGCCTTCGACGCGGTGAAGGAGGGCAAGGAGATGGGGACGGACGTCGTCCTCATCGACACCGCCGGACGCCTGCACACCAAGACCGGCCTCATGGACGAACTCGGCAAGGTCAAGCGCGTCGTCGAGAAGCATGCGCCGCTGGACGAGATCCTGCTCGTGCTGGACGCGACGACGGGGCAGAACGGTCTGGTCCAGGCCCGCGTCTTCGCCGAGGTCGTCGACATCACCGGCATCGTGCTCACCAAGCTGGACGGCACGGCCAAGGGTGGCATCGTCGTCGCGGTCCAGCGCGAGCTGGGCGTGCCGGTGAAGCTGGTCGGGCTGGGCGAGGGTGCCGATGACCTGGCGCCGTTCGAGCCGGAGGCGTTCGTTGACGCCCTTATCGGGGAGTGA
- a CDS encoding bifunctional DNA primase/polymerase translates to MGFTIGGIREIRSGSRRRGRSSECTTVAEFTGLWGWDVVPGARAAAGACSCGHSDCHAPGAHPLDFAPDVPAGATLDEVGRAWAEVPGAALMLPVGRAFDVIEVAEPAGRRALTRLERMGLPLGPVTATPEGRAHFFVAPGAAAELPELLYRMGWDDPTHLDLRGLGPGTHITAPPSDRGGLGPVRWLRPPELDSATRPPAARLLLGTLAYVAHRSRA, encoded by the coding sequence ATGGGCTTCACGATCGGCGGCATCCGGGAGATCCGATCCGGCTCGCGACGACGCGGCCGCTCCTCGGAGTGCACCACCGTCGCCGAGTTCACCGGACTGTGGGGCTGGGACGTAGTGCCCGGCGCGCGAGCCGCGGCGGGCGCCTGCTCGTGCGGCCACTCCGACTGTCACGCCCCCGGCGCACACCCCCTCGACTTCGCGCCCGACGTCCCGGCCGGCGCCACCCTCGACGAGGTCGGAAGGGCCTGGGCGGAGGTACCGGGCGCCGCGCTGATGCTGCCGGTCGGGCGGGCGTTCGACGTGATCGAGGTGGCGGAGCCCGCCGGACGCCGCGCGCTCACCCGGCTCGAGCGCATGGGCCTCCCCCTCGGCCCGGTCACGGCCACCCCCGAGGGCCGCGCCCACTTCTTCGTCGCCCCCGGCGCCGCCGCGGAACTCCCCGAGCTCCTCTACCGCATGGGCTGGGACGACCCCACCCACCTCGACCTGCGCGGCCTCGGCCCCGGTACGCACATCACGGCCCCGCCGTCCGACCGGGGCGGGCTGGGGCCGGTGCGGTGGCTGCGGCCACCCGAGCTGGACTCGGCGACGAGGCCGCCGGCCGCGCGACTGCTGCTGGGGACGCTGGCCTACGTGGCGCATCGGTCGCGGGCGTAA
- a CDS encoding ammonium transporter, with the protein MAPAIMMAADKVELSPANTGFMLICSALVMLMTPGLAFFYGGMVRVKSTLNMLMMSFISLGIVTILWVLYGFSLAFGTDSGSLIGWNSDWIGLSNLDKGELWSSAGTTYNIPVLVFFVFQLMFAIITPALISGALADRVKFSAWALFIALWATVVYFPVAHWVWGDGGWAFDMGVIDFAGGTAVHINAGAAALGVIFVIGKRVGFKKDPMRPHSLPLVMLGAGLLWFGWFGFNAGSWLGNDDGVGSLMFVNTQVATAAAMLAWLIYEKIRHGAFTTLGAASGAVAGLVAITPSGGAVTPMGAIAVGAIAGLLCAMAVGLKYKFGYDDSLDVVGVHLVGGVVGSLLIGFFASGKGQSEATGVFYGEHTFDQLWKQCAGVGAVLAYSLIVSAILAFILDKTIGMRVTEDEEITGIDQAEHAETAYDFSGAGGGAAKTAVAAAAATASKKVDA; encoded by the coding sequence ATGGCACCAGCCATCATGATGGCGGCAGACAAGGTAGAGCTGTCGCCCGCCAACACAGGTTTCATGCTCATCTGTTCCGCCCTGGTGATGCTCATGACCCCGGGCCTGGCCTTCTTCTACGGAGGCATGGTCCGCGTCAAGAGCACCCTGAACATGTTGATGATGAGTTTCATCAGCCTGGGGATCGTCACCATCCTGTGGGTGTTGTACGGCTTCTCCCTCGCCTTCGGCACCGACTCGGGCAGCCTCATCGGCTGGAACTCCGACTGGATCGGGCTCAGCAACCTCGACAAGGGCGAGCTGTGGAGCTCGGCGGGCACGACCTACAACATCCCGGTGCTGGTCTTCTTCGTCTTCCAGCTGATGTTCGCGATCATCACGCCCGCCCTGATAAGCGGTGCTCTCGCGGACCGCGTGAAGTTCTCGGCATGGGCGCTGTTCATCGCGCTGTGGGCCACGGTCGTGTACTTCCCGGTCGCCCACTGGGTCTGGGGTGACGGCGGCTGGGCCTTCGACATGGGCGTGATCGACTTCGCCGGTGGTACGGCGGTCCACATCAACGCCGGTGCCGCGGCGCTCGGCGTGATCTTCGTCATCGGTAAGCGCGTCGGCTTCAAGAAGGACCCGATGCGTCCGCACAGCCTGCCGCTGGTCATGCTCGGCGCCGGTCTGCTGTGGTTCGGCTGGTTCGGCTTCAACGCCGGCTCGTGGCTCGGTAACGACGACGGCGTCGGCTCGCTGATGTTCGTCAACACGCAGGTCGCCACCGCCGCCGCCATGCTGGCCTGGCTGATCTACGAGAAGATCCGCCACGGCGCGTTCACCACGCTGGGTGCCGCCTCCGGTGCCGTCGCCGGTCTGGTCGCCATCACCCCGTCCGGTGGTGCGGTCACCCCGATGGGCGCGATCGCCGTCGGTGCCATCGCCGGTCTGCTGTGCGCCATGGCCGTCGGCCTGAAGTACAAGTTCGGCTACGACGACTCGCTCGACGTCGTCGGCGTCCACCTCGTCGGCGGTGTCGTCGGCTCCCTGCTGATCGGCTTCTTCGCCAGCGGCAAGGGCCAGTCGGAGGCGACGGGTGTCTTCTACGGCGAGCACACCTTCGACCAGCTGTGGAAGCAGTGCGCCGGTGTCGGCGCGGTCCTCGCCTACTCCCTGATCGTCTCCGCGATCCTCGCCTTCATCCTCGACAAGACCATCGGTATGCGGGTCACCGAGGACGAGGAGATCACCGGTATCGACCAGGCTGAGCACGCCGAGACCGCATACGACTTCAGCGGCGCCGGCGGAGGTGCCGCCAAGACCGCCGTCGCGGCCGCGGCCGCCACTGCAAGCAAGAAGGTGGACGCATGA
- a CDS encoding P-II family nitrogen regulator, whose translation MKLITAVVKPHRLDEIKEALQAFGVHGLTVTEASGYGRQRGHTEVYRGAEYTVDLVPKIRIEVLAEDDDAEQLIDVIVKAARTGKIGDGKVWSLPVETAVRVRTGERGPDAL comes from the coding sequence ATGAAGCTCATCACCGCCGTCGTGAAGCCGCACCGGCTCGACGAGATCAAGGAGGCCCTCCAGGCCTTCGGAGTGCACGGTCTGACGGTCACCGAGGCGAGCGGCTACGGTCGTCAGCGGGGCCACACCGAGGTCTACCGCGGTGCCGAGTACACCGTCGACCTGGTCCCTAAGATCCGCATCGAGGTGCTGGCCGAGGACGACGATGCCGAGCAGCTGATCGACGTCATCGTCAAGGCCGCCCGCACCGGCAAGATCGGTGACGGCAAGGTCTGGTCCCTGCCGGTCGAGACGGCCGTACGGGTGCGGACCGGGGAGCGCGGACCGGACGCGCTCTGA